In the Mytilus trossulus isolate FHL-02 chromosome 1, PNRI_Mtr1.1.1.hap1, whole genome shotgun sequence genome, one interval contains:
- the LOC134718330 gene encoding uncharacterized protein LOC134718330 isoform X2 gives MIPTYRGSKIDMSLYKCTLKRTAQVIVYVFLVLIAWKCLGNIYTKTIFYERHQVLDYNTDKESNFGQTSSSGTFDLSPIELIRQDCGELCDTDRPGTTGPYFDHITAKINCNALFTNKYIDREHGQKKAPKEIPKVLWNEFTMNNRLEVVSYYFDEHSLGKRKHISVPVWTQSEVNGLISKAKKGRLVGNYGVNNTNALRDGLKHAPGVKNGRVLVIGSVKPWAEACVLEAGAREIVTLEYGKIVSHIPNVKTMVPYEFRMAYLNKTLGEFDAVVTFSSVEHSGLGRYGDALNPWGDVIAVARGWCVTKEGGSLTIGVEYNNNQDYIRFNADRCYGKIRYPYLATNWNQFYRGYSGKGIQRVHVFTK, from the exons ATG ataCCAACGTACCGTGGTTCCAAAATCGACATGTCGCTATATAAATGTACCTTAAAAAGAACTGCTCAAGTAATTGTATATGTATTCCTGGTTTTGATTGCATGGAAATGTTTAGGcaacatttatacaaaaacaattttttatgaGAGGCATCAAGTTCTTGACTATAATACAGACAAAGAATCAAATTTTGGGCAAACCTCTTCTTCCGGAACATTTGATCTGTCACCTATTGAGTTAATACGCCAAGACTGTGGTGAACTTTGTGATACAGATCGCCCTGGGACAACCGGACCATACTTTGATCATATCACTgctaaaataaattgtaatgcTTTATTTACTAACAAATATATTGACCGAGAACACGGTCAAAAGAAAGCGCCAAAAGAAATTCCGAAAGTACTCTGGAACGAATTTACTATGAATAATCGTTTAGAGGTTGTGAGTTATTACTTTGACGAACACTCTTTAGGAAAGAGAAAACATATTTCTGTGCCAGTATGGACACAGTCAGAAGTAAACGGTTTGATATCAAAAGCCAAAAAGGGTAGACTTGTTGGAAATTATGGTGTAAACAATACAAATGCCCTTCGTGATGGGTTGAAGCATGCACCAGGTGTAAAGAATGGACGAGTTCTTGTAATTGGTTCCGTGAAGCCTTGGGCAGAAGCATGTGTCCTGGAGGCAGGTGCACGAGAAATTGTTACTCTTGAATATGGTAAAATAGTTTCACATATTCCAAACGTTAAGACAATGGTACCATATGAATTTAGAATGgcgtatttaaacaaaacattaggAGAATTCGATGCAGTAGTGACCTTTAGTTCAGTTGAACATTCAGGACTTGGAAGGTACGGGGATGCTTTAAATCCCTGGGGAGACGTAATTGCAGTGGCAAGAGGTTGGTGTGTAACCAAAGAAGGTGGTTCTCTTACAATAGGAGTAGAATATAACAACAATCAGGATTATATAAGATTCAATGCCGACCGTTGCTATGGTAAAATCAGGTATCCTTATTTGGCAACAAACTGGAATCAATTTTATAGAGGATACTCGGGAAAAGGCATACAGAGAGTTCatgtgtttacaaaataa
- the LOC134718330 gene encoding uncharacterized protein LOC134718330 isoform X3: MSLYKCTLKRTAQVIVYVFLVLIAWKCLGNIYTKTIFYERHQVLDYNTDKESNFGQTSSSGTFDLSPIELIRQDCGELCDTDRPGTTGPYFDHITAKINCNALFTNKYIDREHGQKKAPKEIPKVLWNEFTMNNRLEVVSYYFDEHSLGKRKHISVPVWTQSEVNGLISKAKKGRLVGNYGVNNTNALRDGLKHAPGVKNGRVLVIGSVKPWAEACVLEAGAREIVTLEYGKIVSHIPNVKTMVPYEFRMAYLNKTLGEFDAVVTFSSVEHSGLGRYGDALNPWGDVIAVARGWCVTKEGGSLTIGVEYNNNQDYIRFNADRCYGKIRYPYLATNWNQFYRGYSGKGIQRVHVFTK, translated from the coding sequence ATGTCGCTATATAAATGTACCTTAAAAAGAACTGCTCAAGTAATTGTATATGTATTCCTGGTTTTGATTGCATGGAAATGTTTAGGcaacatttatacaaaaacaattttttatgaGAGGCATCAAGTTCTTGACTATAATACAGACAAAGAATCAAATTTTGGGCAAACCTCTTCTTCCGGAACATTTGATCTGTCACCTATTGAGTTAATACGCCAAGACTGTGGTGAACTTTGTGATACAGATCGCCCTGGGACAACCGGACCATACTTTGATCATATCACTgctaaaataaattgtaatgcTTTATTTACTAACAAATATATTGACCGAGAACACGGTCAAAAGAAAGCGCCAAAAGAAATTCCGAAAGTACTCTGGAACGAATTTACTATGAATAATCGTTTAGAGGTTGTGAGTTATTACTTTGACGAACACTCTTTAGGAAAGAGAAAACATATTTCTGTGCCAGTATGGACACAGTCAGAAGTAAACGGTTTGATATCAAAAGCCAAAAAGGGTAGACTTGTTGGAAATTATGGTGTAAACAATACAAATGCCCTTCGTGATGGGTTGAAGCATGCACCAGGTGTAAAGAATGGACGAGTTCTTGTAATTGGTTCCGTGAAGCCTTGGGCAGAAGCATGTGTCCTGGAGGCAGGTGCACGAGAAATTGTTACTCTTGAATATGGTAAAATAGTTTCACATATTCCAAACGTTAAGACAATGGTACCATATGAATTTAGAATGgcgtatttaaacaaaacattaggAGAATTCGATGCAGTAGTGACCTTTAGTTCAGTTGAACATTCAGGACTTGGAAGGTACGGGGATGCTTTAAATCCCTGGGGAGACGTAATTGCAGTGGCAAGAGGTTGGTGTGTAACCAAAGAAGGTGGTTCTCTTACAATAGGAGTAGAATATAACAACAATCAGGATTATATAAGATTCAATGCCGACCGTTGCTATGGTAAAATCAGGTATCCTTATTTGGCAACAAACTGGAATCAATTTTATAGAGGATACTCGGGAAAAGGCATACAGAGAGTTCatgtgtttacaaaataa
- the LOC134718330 gene encoding uncharacterized protein LOC134718330 isoform X1: MYKGFTVCVLIQIPTYRGSKIDMSLYKCTLKRTAQVIVYVFLVLIAWKCLGNIYTKTIFYERHQVLDYNTDKESNFGQTSSSGTFDLSPIELIRQDCGELCDTDRPGTTGPYFDHITAKINCNALFTNKYIDREHGQKKAPKEIPKVLWNEFTMNNRLEVVSYYFDEHSLGKRKHISVPVWTQSEVNGLISKAKKGRLVGNYGVNNTNALRDGLKHAPGVKNGRVLVIGSVKPWAEACVLEAGAREIVTLEYGKIVSHIPNVKTMVPYEFRMAYLNKTLGEFDAVVTFSSVEHSGLGRYGDALNPWGDVIAVARGWCVTKEGGSLTIGVEYNNNQDYIRFNADRCYGKIRYPYLATNWNQFYRGYSGKGIQRVHVFTK; encoded by the exons ATGTATAAAGGTTTTACTGTCTGTGTGCTGATACag ataCCAACGTACCGTGGTTCCAAAATCGACATGTCGCTATATAAATGTACCTTAAAAAGAACTGCTCAAGTAATTGTATATGTATTCCTGGTTTTGATTGCATGGAAATGTTTAGGcaacatttatacaaaaacaattttttatgaGAGGCATCAAGTTCTTGACTATAATACAGACAAAGAATCAAATTTTGGGCAAACCTCTTCTTCCGGAACATTTGATCTGTCACCTATTGAGTTAATACGCCAAGACTGTGGTGAACTTTGTGATACAGATCGCCCTGGGACAACCGGACCATACTTTGATCATATCACTgctaaaataaattgtaatgcTTTATTTACTAACAAATATATTGACCGAGAACACGGTCAAAAGAAAGCGCCAAAAGAAATTCCGAAAGTACTCTGGAACGAATTTACTATGAATAATCGTTTAGAGGTTGTGAGTTATTACTTTGACGAACACTCTTTAGGAAAGAGAAAACATATTTCTGTGCCAGTATGGACACAGTCAGAAGTAAACGGTTTGATATCAAAAGCCAAAAAGGGTAGACTTGTTGGAAATTATGGTGTAAACAATACAAATGCCCTTCGTGATGGGTTGAAGCATGCACCAGGTGTAAAGAATGGACGAGTTCTTGTAATTGGTTCCGTGAAGCCTTGGGCAGAAGCATGTGTCCTGGAGGCAGGTGCACGAGAAATTGTTACTCTTGAATATGGTAAAATAGTTTCACATATTCCAAACGTTAAGACAATGGTACCATATGAATTTAGAATGgcgtatttaaacaaaacattaggAGAATTCGATGCAGTAGTGACCTTTAGTTCAGTTGAACATTCAGGACTTGGAAGGTACGGGGATGCTTTAAATCCCTGGGGAGACGTAATTGCAGTGGCAAGAGGTTGGTGTGTAACCAAAGAAGGTGGTTCTCTTACAATAGGAGTAGAATATAACAACAATCAGGATTATATAAGATTCAATGCCGACCGTTGCTATGGTAAAATCAGGTATCCTTATTTGGCAACAAACTGGAATCAATTTTATAGAGGATACTCGGGAAAAGGCATACAGAGAGTTCatgtgtttacaaaataa